From the Hoplias malabaricus isolate fHopMal1 chromosome 6, fHopMal1.hap1, whole genome shotgun sequence genome, the window CTGTTTGGGCAGGTCCTGAAGGAGGCGGTAATGGAGTGTGGGTGTGAGATGAGGTGGCTGTCTTGAGTATCACCTTCCATTAGTAGCTGCctcattcatttaaataagtGTCAACGAAAGGCATAATCAGATCTAATGGCAGACACTGAAACCCACACCAGTGTGAGGAGAGCAGAACTAACGCAATTAGCACAGATTTGCACCTGCGTAACTCGCCACCTCTGAACACCAAACAATGCAACTTAACCGTGGTGGAGAGGTGGAAGTGGAGCTGATAGTGTATGCAGTGCATATGAGCTGTAAtataataatcattatttatcTGTACAACTATTTATAGTGTATTATTCACCAATTAGCCATAATGTTATGACCAACTCCCTGTGTCTACAACTCCATGTTCATTTTTATCAGTTCTACTGATCATGGAGGGGAATTGTATAGTCCTacagttacagattgtagtTTGTCTGTTACCATGCGCACTGTTTGCCCTTATTCTCCTTGTGTCTTCagtggaccaccacagagcaggaataatGTGTGttgtagatcattctcagcgatGCAATGACAGTGAcgtggttgtggtgtgttagtgtattgtgtgatggtatgagtggatcagacacagcagtgctgcttgggtttttaaacactgtccactctgttagacacttaCCTCATTGAcccatcttgtagatgtaaagtcagatgcattagctcatctgttgctgcaaagtttgtgttggtcgtccacTAGTCAttaatcagtggacacaggacacttttggttggatgtttttggtttaaTAGACTATTctcaactttgtgggaacagtgtgGTAATGGCCCCTTCATGTTCGAACATCACTGTGCACCAGTgaacaaagcaaggtccatagaCCTCTAGACCTTCATCAGTCAAACAGGACACTGTGGGCTTGATGCttttggttggtgaactattctcatcccagcagtgacactgaggggtttaaaactccaacagcactgctgcgtctgatccatttgtaccagcacaacacacactaacacaccacccccacatcagtgtcaccacAGCCCTGAGAATGATAGAATATCCAAATCTTACCTACTCTGTGGGGGTCAAGataaaatgaacatttaatgtagaaaaaaaaacgcagtacatttatttttatgctgGATCGGTTTATAATGCCTAGGTAGTGCAAAATACTGTGGTAcaaagtttcattttttttgtttcataaaatacAGCTGATAAtcagagagggggaaaaaaaagcattgcCTGcacttaaatatattggaatcacaCCACACGGCCTAATTTTGACTTCCAGAATGTTCTTCCATTCACTTTTGACAATATATTAGATTtagattcatttatttttattaaagggAAAATCAATTTCTAAATGTTTCTAGAAAACAATCACTGAAATGAAAACTAAGTCATTCACGTTGATGCTTCAAAGTTAATCATAAAGTAGCATTCTTTACAGAAGGGGTAGCAGGAGCCTAACACTTTGCTTGTTAAAATGTCCAGTTAACCAACATACTGTTTGTCTATGGTGCGTAATACTGATATAACAATGTAAAACAAAGCTTCAGGCCTCAGGCAGCTTATTCACAGCTATTTTGCACAAGAATGTTCTGTAGTTTGAAGCTCTTTACACTTTTGTGTCTGGTTGCTGTTACTACATTTCTGAGTCAGTCTTTGCAAGTTTCTCTAGAATTCTACACCCAACAATTGATTTTTCTTTATTAGATTTTATGATGTTTTCTTTAGAATAATTACATTCCTCTTACAGAATTATCATGGATACACTTTTATTACTCCATCAGTTACAGCATCACATTCACCAGTGTGACATTAAATTATGTATTTCCTGATCTTGAGCTGCCCAAACCCACATGCACAGCGCATTAGTCAGTGCAGGCCTTCACATTCCTCTGGTCAGCAGCTCCTTCGTCTCACCACACCCAGTGTACATTCACCAAGGACGCAGGCCAACAGAAACAGTACAGTATGTGGTGTGCCAGTCTCTGTTCAAACCAAATTAGTATCATTCACCAACACATGTAACGTACTAGCACACACCCTGAAGCCATCACAATGTCTCACACAACCATTAACATGTAGTATCTCTCAGCTGATTAAGAATGAGCACTGCCTTTATCCCTCTTAAGCCTGGCGTTGGCTCTTATCCTTCACTTTGAACATTGTTGCATAGTTTCAGTCAATGAATTCTCCAAGCACAGTGTTCCCTAAGGGTTTATTTGATGAGTCCCCATTCAACCTCCGTCGTGCTTTGTCTTCTTTatcatcacacattcactatgcTTGGAGAGCTTAAAGGCTTACGTTAACAGGCTGAATCATGCTGTAAATTGGCTGTTTTCAAGAGGAAACCTAGTATCTTACAGTATGGGTCCtgagcaaaacaaaaataatcagTGGCACTGTCCtagtgtgtttttctgtatgtGTACTCAATTTCTCAAAGATACATCCCCATAAATCAAGAAACATGCACAAATCAGGACATCCTGACTGAGACAATGAGGTACTGTAGGCTGTATGTTTAAGTCTGAGGCTTTTTCGTGAAGGCAACATCTGTCTCTCCATTGCTCTACAgctccagtgttttcactgattgctacagacattgtgtgtgtgtgtgtgtgtgtgtgtgtgtgtgtgtgtgtgtgtgtgtgtgtgtgtgtgtgtgtctgtctgatctTTTGTCTTCATGTTGCCCTGATAGCTGTTGTGTACAGTAGAGggtgtgtgtaatgtttatgTTCTGCTGGGTGGGGGCTAGGTGAACATTTGGCTGGACTGCTGTGTGACTCTAATGAAAGTGGTCCGGCGGCTCAGTTCCTTCAGCTTTGCAGCTCCTACATAAGTACAGGTGGAGCGCAGGCCACCCAGGATGTCTCTGACGGTGTTCTCCACGTCACCCTTATAGGGCACCTGCACTGTCCTGCCCTCAGACGCCctgcacgcacacacaacaaGCAGGATGCGGGGCTGTCAGTGGAAGTTCAGTCAAatttcacagaaaaacaaccaaGATGAATACTACATTCCTCTTAGCTTGCTAGAATACATGCCATAAAAATTACAACTTACTCAACACTACACAGAACATCATATATTTCAGTCTTAACTGGAGATATTAAGTCAGCCATAAAGACAACAAATAACCTAATGAGTCTGGAAAAGGGTCTTGTAATCACAaaaatattgttgtttttgttttaaaagacCACTGTTAAACTACAAAAagaaacataaataattaaatttataCTGACTTTGTCCATTGACCCTGAGATTGTGCAGTATTAAAAAAGCAGGCCATCTCCTCTGGGATGTGGCCTGTTTATGACAACACTCAGTCATACATCTCACCTGTATTCTGCCACACCACCAACATATTTCTTCATGGCTGTATCTGAACTCATCCCATAGAACATCTTGAACTTCTTCCCATCCTTTTCAATGATTTCACCAGCACACTGGTCATGGCCAGCTAGCATACCCCCGAGCATCACAAAATCTGCCCCTGCACCTGGACCACCGCAAACCAACAGTAAAACAGTCATCCCTGAATTTATTGTAGATTTCTGCACTACCAGCTTTACTAAAACACTTACCAAAGGCTTTGGCAACATCTCCTGGACAGCTGCAGCCTCCATCCTGAAGagaaatgattaaaaaacatgagttttcttttcatttttttttcctgtctctgGGTACGTGGCTAACATAAGAAAACAGGAATAATTAAGAACAGAATTAgtagaaaacatttttaaaaatacacacaaaattaaGCATGCAAGATGGCTGCAATGTACTCTTTtcaattttaattgttataaaACATAACGTGCTTGTAGCTACATTAGATTCATAgcttgattaaaaaaattaaagctactaaacatagggtgaccagacgtcttcTTTTACCCGaacccgccctcccctactccgattggttcgcttgagtgagaagggggcgtggtgaactagcctaaaatcttcgggttggacggtctgactgtagatctaccgttattggtcgataaccttctctgtaaacatttaattggtcagtctgcacgtcagcaGTCGTCCACCCACCCCTACTGGTCACCCTACTAAACATCTTAGCAGAATGACAATATTAGGGGTAATTTTCAGCAACACTTTCATTAAAATAGATGAAAACTGTAGTATaaagttttattattttcagaaaCAACAGTGACTTCAGATAGAGACCCTGTTAAGGTCTATTCCACTTCCATGTTAAACTATCTATGGCGGTTGAGCAGAGACAGACATAGCACAATTGTATACAGGTAGGGCCTGCCCTCTTGTGGTAGCCTCTTGTAAGTACAAGTTGATTTTAAACTCGGCGGTCATTTAGCTTCACTGGAGGAACGAGTCTAAACGTGTTCGTCATTATGGAGGACTCACAGAGATTATGTGTCCTTTTAGTCCATGGGCAGAGTCAGCACACTCAATAACAGCACTTAACTGAGGGTAACCCACTCCAGTCTTGATGCGGGTAGTACATACAGAACCTGCAAACACAGTTGTTTAGGGTTGAGTTACATTTGATTGCATTGAACTTTAACCCTTAAAACTTAAACATAGTGCAGGCCCACAGTTCAGGTTCGGCTTTAACAACAAGAGAACTGAAATATATTCTGATTAGTAAGTGTTAAGGGCAGCACAGTCTCACAACAGGAGTCCTAGGGTTATGGGTTCTAACCCTGCCCCTtgtcacagtctgtgaggagtgaggtgtgtcatgtttgtgtctgtgtggtttccctGTTCTCAGGTTTCCACCCAcgatccaaaaaacacactgactggctgttcaaatgtgtctgtatgtgagcgaatgtgagagtgagagtgaaagtgaatgagtgtgtgtgttatgctcTGTCTAGAGTGTATTAATGTCTTGTGCAAAGCCATTCCATGTATGCTTCCGACCCACCACAACCCCTTTagagaagcagttacagaaaatgaatgaataagcgattattacatgaaaatattaaagaagCTTTCTGGAATAAAAGCAGTAATTAATGCTTATTTATCAGGATTCATGATGTGTCTTTATGTTTTTAACAATCAGTGTCCTCTCACTACAGAGCCCAGTCTGTAAATGCATTCCATAACACCCTGCGCATCCATCCACCCCATCACAAGGTGATAAAGACATTTTGACTACTAGCAGAAAAAATGAATAAGGCTTAAATAGCTTCTCTAACCTTCGGAATACATCATCAGTAGGAGTTCTTCCAGTTTTTAAACAGGAACATTTACCTTTAGAAATTCAACTACCACGGTACTGGGAAGGCAGAAGGTATGTTTACAGCAGTCAgatcatatgtttttttttatggagtTGAAGGGGTAATTTAAAACAGCAAATTTAGGGATTTCCATAGAAAGCAGTGATATAATATCATAAGtcttttaaattgttttgtgGTGTAAATCCAAGCCAGTATTTCAGTCAAAGCTGCGGCTTTTGTGGGACAAGCAGAACTAGTCCAGAGCTTTGTGTCTTGTTTTGAATGTATGAAAATGGTGCACACCTGGTCCAATTCCCACTTTGATGATATCAGCTCCAGTCAGAATGAGTTCCTCCACCATCTCTCCTGTTACCACATTTCCAGCCTGTTCAGATCAGAATCATTCATCACAAGGCATTTTGAATAATGGACAATGTCTGATGGTTTTCTGCTTGGTGAATAATTACTTGGCTGGCTCACCATGATGGTGTGGTTGGGAAACCTCTCTCGGACTGTTCTGACAAATTCCACAAAGTGCTCTGAATATCCGTTGGCCACGTCCAGGCAGATGTACTTGATCAAAGGAATGGCTTCCAGaatgctgcacagtttgtcCAGATCGGCCTTGCCGCTGCCCGAGCTGGCTGCTACATGCtggggacaaaaaaaaaaattcttagaaCTTGGAATGACAGACATGGAAAAAGTGGTGCCAGGTAACAGCCttcaaaatattataattttaaataatcagTCATAAAGAAGCAGAGGTCTAATATTTTTGGggtttttgattatttatttatatatttttaatggatATCAAAATAAATTCACAGTGACAATATTAAGGAGGATAATTCTTGATTTTTTTGGTGGTAGGACAGTGAGAATTCTGGTTCAATTATCGTTTTTGGAAGACCTGATTATAAAGAAGGTCATATAGCAACATACTCAGATTTCTTAGATCAGATTTAAGGTATTACCAGATTTCAAGAACACCTGGATTTCATTTTGATAATCTGATATTtcttatctttttttcttttgctctctTCCCTTTTCCAACTTTGTTCATTTGTGGTAATAGAACAGGGAAACCGTAAACaccaaatatttatttcaatgcATCTACCATGAAACAGTAAGAAATTAGCCCCTTTTATGTGGTTTGGCATTAAAAACCGGATTCTAAAaacgttgggacactaaacaaattttgaataaaaactgaatgcaatgatgtggagatggcaaatgtcaactctacagtgcaaagaggaagccatttctaagcaagctccacaagctcagacgtttgcactgggccaggggtcttttaaaatggagtgtggcaaaatggaagactgttctgtggtcagatgagtcacgatttgaagttctttatggaacattgggacgccatgtcatccggaccagagaggacaaggataacccaagttgttgtcaacgctccgttcagaagcctgcatcactgatggtatggggttgcatgagtgcttgtggcatgggcagcttgcatgtctggaaaggcaccattaatgcagagaactatgttcaggttctagaacaacatatgctcccatctagacgtcatctctttcagagaAGACCctacatttttcaacaagatgatgccagaccacattctgcagcaatcacaacatcatggctacgtaggagaaggatccggggactgaaatggcggcctgcagtccagatctttcacctatagagaacatttagcgcatcataaagaggaaggtgcgacaaagaaggcccaagacgattgaacatttagaggcctgtattagacatgaatgggagagcatttctatttctaaacttgagaaactggtctcctctgtccccagacgtctgttgagttttgtaagaagaagaggggatgtcccaacttttttgggatttgttgacgccatgaaattttgaaacaacatatttttcccttaaaatgatacattctctcagtttaaacttttgatctgtgatttgtgttctattctgaataaaatattagatgttggcacctccacatcattgcattcagtttttattcacaatttgtttagtgtcccaactttggaatccggtttgtatatgaACTCCTCAgtatatgaatatatacacacacacacacacacaccactaaagGTACTCCATGTTTGTAAGACAAAATACAAGGATGCCAAATATTTTAGCACGTTCATGTGAGAGTATATAGAGAATGGCGAAGCAGTGCTGAATCTATTTTGAAACAAATTGAATTTATTATTGACTGAAATTTCTTTCTAGGAAATTGTTGCCGGATTATCTGAACTTATCAGAAAATGTACATCACTTCCTTTTGTCCTTGTGCCTGGTCAATTTAAGTATCATTTGTGATATTAATGAAAGGACAAACATTTGCATGTTATGTTCCACCAACAATATTAATCAATAATACAATGTTTCATAACCCACCTCCCACCACAGACTTATGAAGAGTGGTTAGGAGACAGGAACCATGCACATAAGAAAACAGTGGTGCTCTTTCACTAGACACAGATTAAAAATGTATCCATATTTTAATGTTACCTCCAAGCACTCTGGATGATCTGCTGCAAACGTCTTCCACTCTTCCAGGGAGTAGTGTTTGTGGATGGTGGTGAAGAGTGTGTGctgagatagatagatagatagatagatagatagatagtgagacagagagggggcagagaggaagagacatGTTTTGTTCTACTGAAAATTAAACTTGCCACAACATACATTATCCCAACATAGagcattcattctttcattgtctgtaacgacTTATTCAGGTCAGGTGAATaagaacacaccatggagggggtgccagtccttcacagggtgacacattcacacttttggacacttttgacttgcaatccacctaccaacgtgtgtgtttggactgtgggaggaaactggagcacctggaggaaacccacgcggacacagggagaacacaccacactcctcacagacagtcacccggagcgggactcgaacacacaacctccaggtccctgtagctgtgtggctgcaccactgtgccgcccccaaCATAGAGCAGTTATTTACTAATAATTTGGGCTTGTATCTTGGCGTTATACTCGAAAATATCTGGGGTATATTTGActttttctgaaattaaagatATTAATAATTAGATGTTAGATTTACAGGTACTTGGTACTAGAGTAGATGCGGGAATATTTTTGGACGTTTCGGGGTCAGGCTGTAGGTTGGTGTTCTGAACAGATGCTCACCTTGCTCAGCACCTGTGCCATCTCAAATGTTCCTGTAGTGTCCATGTTAGCAGCAATGACTGGGATGCCATTGTAAGTCTGTTTTGAGTTGCGGAATGTGAAGGTCCTCTGCAGGTCCACCtgacagagagataaacaaggGCAGCTATATTAGgccacacataaacacacgAACTGCAGCTTACAGATTACCTTTTACAGTAGTTTCTCTCTTGGTGTGTAACTGTCTTAAATTCATCACGTAAAGtgttgaaaataaaaacaatttttagACACTTGTTAGGAATTTTCTGACAATCAGCCATGGGAGAATTAGATGGGTCAGGGAATGATATTGTTTCAGGTTCTGGGTGACTAATCAAGCTCAAGCTCATTTACACTAAAGAATGCAATTCCACGTCTGCACAGCCCAGGGATAGGAGGGTTAACACCTCTCTAGACGATATATTACTTTAAAGTAACTGAATTCACaaacatttgtattttattcagaCGAAGTGATGTAACTAGGATATATTTTGCACAAAAaccaataaattaatattaaaatataaatctcTTTAAACTATACTTACTTGGTACTAAATGTGTAATATTGCAGGTTGTCAATGTCAGTTTGAAGATGATTACCATGGATAAGCTGCATTATGAATAACGAGGGAGGTGAATATCTGTTCCGTGTAGTGTTTATGGAAGCTAAATATGATATGTTGTTTAGAAATTAGACCTTTCTCTGATTCATAACCATACACACATTTCTGTAAGACAGAGGCACAGTAAACATCCTAGAAGGACTTGTAGCCATGGGCTCCAGGGTAAATGCTCCCACTCTCATGCCCCAGGCCCCCAAGTATTTCTGACACTGATTAGATGTATTATTAATAGGAGTGCATGTGCACATACCAGCATGTCTTCCATGAATCAAGCCTCATTGCCTCTTTTCGGCTCTCACTCCTGCTCCATTTCATAGAATTAatctttaaatcatttataacCACATTAAGGATTTTTTTAGTATCATGAGAGAACAACTTTACACTGTTCTGTGAAGAATGAACAAAAAATGGCctgtttttttactttattttaagacgttttcatttcagaaatataattttatgACAAGTATGATATGGACAACAGTGCTGTGACTGTATCTGACAGTTCCTGACTGCAGTTTGTGCTGAATCACTGCAGGAACATTTCAGCAAACCACTCTGTGATGTAACctgatttcttatttttatacaggtttatacacacacacacacacacacacaatcagatccAATTatgtcagctgtggttgcccTCTCTGCAGTGTGAATCACTGCCTGATTAAATGAATTTGTCCATGAAATAGCTCTACACAATTATGCTTGTATTGTCTGAGTAGCATGTTTTCattgatattaatatttaattataacaGGGTTGTTTTGTAAGGTTTTTGTCCAGCGTCAAATGCAGCATGAGAATGGGCTTATGCATCATGTTGAGCCTGCTAGGCACCGACCAATCAAATCCACTGAGCGGCTAAAGGCTCTGCTGGACTTTGACGTCATCCTGCAGTGAAATGCAGAGTGAAAGAGAATACCCTCTCGCTCATGAGATCAATGACTGAGACAGACTCTCCCTGGTTATGGATCAGCATGTCTTACAAGGGCCACAACATGCTGAATGGAGCTTTGCAACATCTTTTTATTTGGctggaaaacaaataaaatgtgtttgtttttggaacaa encodes:
- the gmpr gene encoding GMP reductase 1, yielding MPRVDADLKLDFKDVLFRPKRSSLKSRSEVDLQRTFTFRNSKQTYNGIPVIAANMDTTGTFEMAQVLSKHTLFTTIHKHYSLEEWKTFAADHPECLEHVAASSGSGKADLDKLCSILEAIPLIKYICLDVANGYSEHFVEFVRTVRERFPNHTIMAGNVVTGEMVEELILTGADIIKVGIGPGSVCTTRIKTGVGYPQLSAVIECADSAHGLKGHIISDGGCSCPGDVAKAFGAGADFVMLGGMLAGHDQCAGEIIEKDGKKFKMFYGMSSDTAMKKYVGGVAEYRASEGRTVQVPYKGDVENTVRDILGGLRSTCTYVGAAKLKELSRRTTFIRVTQQSSQMFT